The Candidatus Binatus sp. genome has a window encoding:
- a CDS encoding acyl-CoA dehydrogenase family protein — MDFDLTEEQRSIRETLTDFAEREIKPHSTKWDKEETFPRHIIEQLGQLGFLGVAFPEKYGGGGADTLSQVLVVEGLSRYDASIGLTCAAHMSLSTGHIAAHASEEHRQHYVPPMLKAEKIGAWCLTEPSSGSDAAAMRTRATRVGDNYSITGSKMFITNGSVGDVYVVMAITDAAKGRDGVSAFIVDRGTAGLSNGKRIEKLGLRASDTAEVIFDNVTVPARNLVGEIGHGYGQTLKVLEAGRIGIAGFAAGIARGAFEEARSYALERGQFGKKIAEFQAIQWMFADMATRIEASWVLICRAAALKDAGKPFAREAAMAKLFASETAMWSTIKAVQIHGGYGYVTDFPVERYMRDAKLSEIGEGTSEVQRMIIAKSLLREGYLPA; from the coding sequence ATGGATTTCGATCTCACCGAAGAGCAGCGCAGTATTCGCGAGACGCTGACGGATTTTGCCGAGCGCGAGATCAAGCCGCACTCGACCAAGTGGGACAAGGAAGAGACTTTTCCGCGGCATATTATCGAGCAGTTGGGGCAGCTCGGTTTCCTCGGCGTCGCCTTTCCTGAAAAATACGGCGGCGGCGGCGCGGATACGCTCTCGCAGGTGCTGGTGGTCGAGGGCCTGTCGCGCTACGACGCATCGATCGGGCTCACTTGCGCCGCGCACATGTCACTTTCGACCGGGCATATCGCGGCGCACGCCAGCGAAGAGCATCGCCAGCATTACGTGCCGCCGATGCTGAAAGCGGAAAAAATCGGCGCGTGGTGCCTGACTGAGCCGAGTTCCGGATCGGACGCGGCGGCGATGCGCACGCGGGCAACGCGCGTCGGCGACAACTATTCGATCACCGGGTCGAAGATGTTTATCACCAACGGCAGCGTCGGCGACGTGTATGTAGTAATGGCGATCACCGACGCCGCGAAGGGACGCGACGGCGTCTCGGCGTTTATCGTCGATCGCGGGACGGCAGGATTATCGAACGGCAAGCGGATCGAAAAACTCGGACTGCGTGCATCTGACACCGCAGAGGTGATTTTCGACAACGTCACGGTGCCGGCGCGCAACCTGGTCGGCGAGATCGGCCACGGCTACGGGCAAACGCTGAAGGTGCTCGAAGCCGGGCGAATCGGGATCGCAGGATTTGCGGCGGGAATTGCGCGCGGAGCATTCGAGGAAGCGCGCTCATATGCGCTGGAGCGCGGGCAGTTCGGTAAGAAGATCGCGGAGTTCCAGGCAATCCAGTGGATGTTCGCGGACATGGCGACGCGGATCGAGGCGTCGTGGGTGTTGATTTGCCGGGCCGCGGCGCTGAAAGATGCGGGCAAGCCGTTTGCGCGCGAGGCAGCGATGGCAAAACTTTTCGCCTCGGAAACCGCGATGTGGTCCACGATCAAGGCCGTGCAGATTCACGGCGGCTACGGCTACGTCACCGATTTTCCGGTCGAGCGCTACATGCGCGACGCCAAGCTCTCGGAAATCGGCGAGGGCACCAGCGAAGTGCAGCGCATGATAATCGCGAAGTCGCTGCTCCGCGAAGGATACCTGCCCGCGTAG
- a CDS encoding tyrosine-protein phosphatase, translating into MARKKDTPDKLLKQERVVIDFDLLREYSARNFRDLGGHPGSDGRRVRSGKVYRSSHLGAVPAASPIRQLHLRTLVTLQSRVEVKHLGEPEPASRAGVRWEHIPMGDEWFSSKGYVRISDDPAKVHLALVMHFREDWRRFFKLLAERDVYPLLFHCSAGRDRTGVGAAMLLSLLGVSRERIVADFLKSNVVFTKALLAAEQLDPVFQIIDESGGIEPFMRDVIGSKADELAIIRQDLLEA; encoded by the coding sequence TTGGCACGCAAGAAAGACACTCCGGACAAACTGCTCAAGCAGGAGCGGGTCGTAATCGACTTCGATCTGCTGCGCGAATATTCGGCGCGGAACTTTCGCGACCTCGGCGGGCATCCGGGCAGCGACGGCCGCCGCGTCCGCAGCGGCAAGGTGTATCGATCGTCGCATCTTGGCGCGGTCCCGGCAGCAAGCCCAATCCGCCAGCTTCATCTTCGCACTCTCGTCACGCTGCAGAGCCGCGTCGAGGTGAAGCATCTTGGCGAACCCGAGCCCGCGTCGCGCGCCGGCGTCCGATGGGAACACATCCCGATGGGCGACGAATGGTTCAGCAGCAAGGGCTACGTGCGGATTTCCGACGATCCCGCCAAGGTGCATCTCGCGCTCGTGATGCATTTCCGCGAGGACTGGCGCCGGTTCTTCAAACTGCTCGCCGAGCGCGATGTCTATCCGCTGCTCTTCCATTGCTCCGCGGGCCGCGACCGCACCGGCGTCGGCGCTGCGATGCTGCTCTCGCTGCTGGGAGTGAGCCGCGAACGAATTGTCGCCGACTTCCTCAAAAGCAACGTCGTCTTCACCAAGGCGCTGCTGGCGGCCGAGCAACTCGATCCAGTGTTTCAAATCATCGATGAGAGCGGCGGAATCGAACCTTTCATGCGCGATGTAATCGGCTCGAAGGCCGACGAACTCGCGATCATCCGCCAAGATCTGCTGGAAGCATAG
- a CDS encoding TetR/AcrR family transcriptional regulator, whose amino-acid sequence MAESSMHTAHGSPSVPITRRERKKGRTRADIYAAAITLFLKKGFDAVTIDDICRAADVARATFFLHFPAKEALLFEYGERANEELAAAILDYRGGAVATLKMALKLLAERAARHPEVVRMVVREVIARPRVLTEHEERTADLVHLLSGVIRRGQATGEFRKRIHPTVAALTICAAWFALIYTWTRRDGKIDIEAAVAETLDIVLNGLNDRKTKRS is encoded by the coding sequence ATGGCCGAGTCCAGTATGCACACCGCGCACGGTTCTCCATCGGTCCCGATCACGCGCCGCGAGCGCAAGAAGGGACGCACCCGGGCCGATATATACGCCGCCGCGATCACGCTGTTCTTAAAGAAGGGTTTCGACGCGGTTACGATTGACGATATTTGCCGCGCGGCGGACGTCGCGCGCGCCACCTTTTTTCTGCATTTTCCCGCCAAGGAAGCGCTGCTGTTCGAATACGGCGAGCGCGCGAACGAGGAACTCGCCGCGGCGATCCTCGACTATCGAGGCGGCGCGGTGGCAACGCTCAAGATGGCGCTCAAGCTGCTCGCGGAGCGCGCCGCGCGCCATCCCGAGGTGGTGAGGATGGTGGTGCGCGAGGTGATCGCGCGGCCGCGAGTGCTGACCGAGCACGAAGAGCGCACCGCCGATCTGGTGCATCTGCTGAGCGGTGTGATTCGGCGAGGACAAGCGACTGGCGAATTTCGCAAACGCATTCATCCGACGGTTGCGGCGCTGACGATCTGCGCCGCGTGGTTCGCGCTGATTTATACGTGGACGCGGCGCGACGGCAAAATCGATATCGAGGCGGCGGTGGCCGAAACCTTGGACATCGTGCTGAACGGACTCAACGACAGGAAGACGAAACGAAGCTGA
- a CDS encoding NAD(P)/FAD-dependent oxidoreductase produces MSNRNAIVIGGSMAGLCAARVLSEFYDQVTVLDRDAYPAGAHERPGVPQSRHVHALLMRGRLELDRLFPGFEKMMLEHGALEINFGLDFAALRPDGWSERRPNKITTLFASRVLIEETVRGLLRRISNVELIERVEAVGFETVRTDALRVTGIKANPRDGASAFTLSGDLIVDASGRTTKCPAWIQALGLPMPEETVVDSHTGYASRWYNTFPERRPSDWWWKGVWIDPVADGFPLAGVLFPVEGNRMIVTMAGVGGNYPPSGEDEFTAALAKLRSPIIADEVAIAEPLSKVYSNRQMANRWRHYDKWSTRLDGFIALGDSSCAFNPVYGQGMTSGALSALLLRDCLTKVGVANPELPREFFKAQARFQAEPWGLATGADFRIAGTEGHRPLISRLLDPIMGRMFEVQTDDPEIGERLGEVINMMRPPSALFEMALLARIAKAWGRRLVMGKPQIAESAPMPPLNVMPLGA; encoded by the coding sequence ATGTCGAATCGAAATGCGATCGTGATCGGCGGAAGTATGGCGGGACTGTGCGCCGCGCGCGTGCTGAGCGAGTTTTACGACCAGGTGACGGTGCTCGATCGCGACGCGTATCCGGCGGGCGCGCACGAGCGTCCCGGCGTTCCGCAGAGCCGGCATGTGCATGCGCTGTTGATGCGCGGGCGGCTCGAACTGGATCGGCTGTTTCCCGGTTTCGAAAAGATGATGCTCGAGCACGGCGCGCTCGAAATAAACTTCGGGCTCGATTTCGCCGCGCTCCGGCCCGACGGATGGTCGGAGCGGCGCCCCAATAAAATCACCACGCTGTTCGCGAGCCGGGTTCTGATCGAGGAGACCGTGCGCGGATTGCTGCGCCGAATTTCGAATGTTGAATTGATCGAACGCGTCGAGGCGGTCGGATTTGAAACCGTGCGCACCGATGCTCTCCGCGTGACTGGAATCAAGGCGAATCCGCGCGACGGTGCGAGCGCATTCACATTGAGCGGCGACTTGATCGTCGATGCGAGCGGGCGCACCACCAAATGTCCGGCGTGGATTCAGGCGCTCGGACTGCCGATGCCCGAGGAGACCGTCGTCGATTCGCACACCGGATATGCGTCGCGCTGGTACAACACGTTTCCGGAACGCCGGCCGAGCGATTGGTGGTGGAAGGGCGTCTGGATCGATCCGGTGGCCGACGGGTTTCCGCTTGCGGGAGTGCTGTTTCCGGTCGAGGGCAACCGGATGATCGTGACGATGGCCGGCGTCGGCGGCAATTATCCGCCGAGCGGCGAGGATGAATTTACCGCGGCGCTGGCAAAGCTGCGATCACCGATCATCGCGGACGAAGTTGCAATCGCGGAGCCGCTCTCGAAAGTCTATTCGAATAGGCAGATGGCGAATCGATGGCGCCATTACGACAAGTGGAGCACGCGGCTCGACGGCTTTATCGCGCTCGGCGATTCGTCGTGCGCGTTCAATCCGGTGTACGGACAGGGCATGACGTCGGGCGCGCTGTCGGCGCTGCTGCTGCGCGATTGCCTGACGAAAGTTGGCGTCGCGAATCCGGAATTGCCGCGTGAGTTCTTCAAGGCGCAGGCGCGGTTCCAGGCTGAGCCGTGGGGACTCGCGACCGGAGCAGATTTCAGGATCGCCGGCACCGAGGGTCATCGCCCGCTTATCAGCAGACTGCTCGATCCAATCATGGGCCGGATGTTCGAAGTGCAGACCGACGATCCGGAAATCGGCGAGCGCCTCGGCGAAGTGATCAACATGATGCGCCCGCCCTCGGCGCTGTTCGAGATGGCGCTGCTCGCGCGGATCGCGAAAGCGTGGGGACGTCGTCTCGTTATGGGCAAGCCGCAGATTGCCGAATCGGCGCCGATGCCGCCGCTCAACGTGATGCCGCTCGGCGCGTAG
- a CDS encoding TIGR03619 family F420-dependent LLM class oxidoreductase produces the protein MKYGIAIRNMGPQSSPATIRACARLAEQAGFDAIFFSDHLCIPPDQTEGSGGRYLDALATVAYVAGITDRIRIGISVLVLPYRTAVVTAKQIATIQELSGERMILGVGVGWMKPEFDALGADVHQRGAVSDETLDVFQHLFSADVPGAFNGPLIQFPSFAFLPRPKRPPLWIGGNGAAATRRVLKYGDGWHPMLPADKLKASVEDLKRRARESGKPEPEIIVRRGLRLDDREKLAIARDRLIAEQEAGATYFILDLGRYPDEKSFGNSIDTFMSKVKI, from the coding sequence ATGAAATACGGAATCGCAATTCGCAACATGGGCCCGCAATCGAGCCCCGCCACGATTCGCGCCTGCGCCCGCCTCGCGGAGCAAGCCGGCTTCGACGCCATCTTTTTTTCCGATCATTTATGCATTCCGCCCGACCAGACCGAAGGCAGCGGCGGCCGTTATCTCGACGCGCTCGCCACGGTCGCCTACGTCGCGGGAATCACCGACCGCATTCGTATCGGCATCTCGGTGCTGGTCCTGCCCTATCGCACTGCGGTGGTGACTGCGAAACAAATCGCGACCATCCAGGAACTTTCCGGCGAGCGCATGATCCTCGGTGTTGGCGTCGGCTGGATGAAGCCCGAGTTCGATGCGCTCGGCGCTGACGTCCATCAGCGTGGCGCCGTGAGCGACGAGACTCTCGACGTATTCCAGCATCTCTTTTCCGCCGACGTACCCGGCGCATTCAACGGCCCGCTGATCCAGTTTCCATCGTTCGCATTTTTGCCGCGTCCGAAGCGTCCGCCGCTCTGGATCGGCGGCAATGGCGCGGCGGCGACGCGGCGCGTCCTGAAATACGGCGACGGATGGCATCCGATGCTCCCCGCCGATAAACTTAAAGCATCAGTTGAGGATTTGAAACGGCGCGCGCGCGAATCCGGCAAACCGGAACCGGAAATTATCGTGCGGCGCGGACTAAGACTCGATGACAGAGAGAAGCTCGCGATCGCGCGCGACCGCCTGATTGCCGAACAGGAGGCCGGCGCGACTTACTTCATCCTCGATCTCGGCCGCTACCCCGATGAAAAATCCTTCGGCAATTCGATCGACACTTTCATGTCGAAGGTGAAGATCTGA
- a CDS encoding TetR/AcrR family transcriptional regulator produces MGRPSAKQRKPYDSDAILDVAVRVFRERGYDGSSLENVARAAGITKASIYYHVRSKEELLARGVGRALDALFAVLDEPPAKSGRAAERLKYIVRRTIEITVEQLAEVALLLRVRGNTRVERRVLERRRQFDHLVAEMTAKAQREGDLRGDIDPRLATRLLFGMLNSITEWYRPDGALGAAGIAEAVFRIAFEGLE; encoded by the coding sequence GTGGGGCGTCCATCGGCCAAGCAGCGCAAACCCTATGACAGCGACGCGATTCTCGACGTGGCGGTGCGCGTTTTTCGCGAACGCGGCTACGACGGCAGTTCGCTTGAGAACGTCGCGCGCGCGGCGGGCATCACGAAGGCGAGCATCTACTATCACGTGCGCAGCAAGGAGGAATTGCTGGCGCGCGGAGTGGGGCGGGCGCTCGACGCGCTGTTCGCGGTGCTCGACGAGCCGCCGGCGAAAAGTGGCCGCGCCGCGGAGCGCCTGAAATACATCGTGCGGCGCACGATCGAAATCACAGTCGAGCAACTGGCGGAAGTCGCGCTGCTGCTGCGCGTGCGCGGCAATACCCGGGTCGAGCGGCGAGTGCTGGAACGGCGGCGGCAATTCGATCATCTGGTCGCCGAGATGACGGCGAAGGCGCAGCGCGAGGGGGACTTGCGCGGGGATATCGATCCGCGGCTCGCGACGCGCCTGCTGTTCGGGATGCTCAATTCAATCACGGAATGGTACCGGCCGGACGGCGCGCTGGGGGCGGCGGGAATCGCGGAGGCGGTGTTCCGGATCGCGTTCGAGGGTCTGGAATAA
- a CDS encoding enoyl-CoA hydratase/isomerase family protein produces MGVKLSIEGGLAEIVLDRPDKMNALNDAMIAELNSCLERAEAAGVRAMLLRGEGPAFSAGRDLADADEGNEDAEAIIEAQFNPLVKRVAGFPAPTFASVHGACLGAGLGLALACDVVYIADDAKIGSPFARIGAVLDSGGHSFFVSRLGAHRALELIYIGRLISGTEAASLGLVNQSMPREAVLEHTRKIAAQVAQGPTAAFMQSKRIVRRIDEEALGLLAVLKLEAQAQGAAGRTADYKEGFGAFKAKRTPKFQGK; encoded by the coding sequence ATGGGCGTGAAACTATCGATCGAAGGCGGGCTCGCGGAAATCGTGCTCGATCGCCCCGATAAGATGAACGCGCTGAATGATGCGATGATCGCGGAGCTGAACTCCTGCCTCGAGCGCGCCGAAGCGGCGGGCGTGCGCGCGATGTTGCTGCGCGGCGAGGGGCCGGCGTTTTCGGCCGGGCGCGACCTTGCCGATGCGGACGAAGGCAACGAGGACGCGGAAGCGATCATCGAGGCGCAGTTCAATCCGCTCGTGAAGCGTGTCGCGGGGTTCCCGGCGCCGACGTTCGCGAGCGTCCACGGCGCGTGCCTCGGTGCGGGGCTCGGACTCGCGCTCGCCTGCGACGTCGTTTATATCGCCGACGATGCGAAAATCGGCTCGCCGTTCGCGCGAATCGGCGCGGTGCTCGATTCTGGCGGCCATTCGTTCTTCGTGTCGCGCCTCGGAGCGCATCGCGCGCTCGAATTGATCTACATCGGCCGGCTGATCTCCGGAACTGAAGCGGCGTCGCTCGGACTGGTGAATCAAAGCATGCCCAGGGAAGCGGTGCTCGAGCACACGCGAAAGATCGCGGCGCAGGTGGCGCAAGGGCCGACCGCCGCTTTCATGCAATCGAAGCGGATCGTGCGGCGAATCGACGAGGAAGCGCTCGGCTTGCTCGCAGTGCTGAAGCTCGAAGCGCAAGCGCAAGGCGCCGCCGGACGTACCGCCGACTACAAGGAAGGGTTCGGCGCATTCAAGGCCAAGCGCACCCCGAAATTCCAAGGCAAGTAG
- a CDS encoding S1/P1 nuclease, which yields MKRAGAIALAILALLARHAPPALAWDNRTHREITHLAIAHLPPSPLKDFFFANDDRLRQISVEPDSILKHRDGKAEQIRHYINIEYFGSDPFDALVPDLHAMEKKFGAATIKHAGTLPWTIDDLSSVLRDAWSRGDCARVLQTAGYLAHYVGDASQPLHSTILYDGYRRDRGMHARVELAVDDRIDELGAAANRETKLISIDSVWPPTIAEIREANTHVEEFIQADRAARNSGSRSQYDDAFLRREKPLIVSEIARAASLLASIWLFEWQQSHSPVRCKAAAN from the coding sequence ATGAAGCGCGCCGGTGCGATTGCTCTCGCGATTCTCGCACTTCTAGCTCGTCATGCCCCGCCCGCGCTCGCGTGGGACAATCGGACGCATCGCGAAATCACGCACCTCGCGATCGCGCATCTGCCGCCGTCGCCGCTCAAGGATTTTTTCTTCGCTAACGATGATCGTTTGCGGCAGATTTCGGTCGAGCCCGACTCGATTTTGAAGCATCGCGACGGCAAAGCCGAGCAGATTCGCCACTACATTAATATCGAGTATTTCGGCTCCGATCCGTTCGACGCACTCGTGCCCGATCTGCACGCGATGGAGAAAAAATTCGGCGCCGCGACGATTAAGCATGCCGGCACTCTGCCGTGGACCATCGACGACTTGTCCAGTGTGCTACGCGACGCGTGGTCGCGCGGCGATTGCGCCCGGGTCCTGCAAACGGCCGGCTACCTTGCGCACTATGTCGGCGACGCGAGCCAACCGCTCCATTCGACGATTCTCTACGATGGCTATCGCCGCGACCGCGGAATGCACGCGCGGGTCGAGCTTGCGGTTGATGATCGTATCGACGAACTCGGCGCCGCGGCGAACCGAGAGACGAAACTGATTTCGATCGATTCAGTTTGGCCACCGACGATCGCGGAAATTCGCGAAGCCAATACTCACGTCGAAGAGTTCATCCAGGCCGATCGCGCCGCCCGCAATTCGGGCTCGCGCAGCCAATACGACGACGCGTTTCTCCGCCGCGAAAAGCCGCTGATCGTCAGCGAGATCGCCCGCGCCGCATCTCTGCTCGCCTCAATCTGGCTCTTCGAGTGGCAGCAATCCCACAGCCCCGTTCGATGCAAAGCCGCCGCGAACTGA